In the genome of Amphiura filiformis chromosome 4, Afil_fr2py, whole genome shotgun sequence, one region contains:
- the LOC140149852 gene encoding histone H4 — MSGRGKGGKGLGKGGAKRHRKVLRDNIQGITKPAIRRLARRGGVKRISGLIYEETRGVLKVFLENVIRDAVTYCEHAKRKTVTAMDVVYALKRQGRTLYGFGG; from the coding sequence ATGTCTGGACGTGGTAAAGGAGGCAAAGGACTCGGAAAGGGAGGCGCCAAGCGTCACCGTAAGGTGTTGCGTGATAACATCCAGGGTATTACCAAGCCCGCCATCCGCCGTTTGGCTCGCCGTGGTGGTGTCAAACGCATCTCTGGTCTCATCTACGAAGAGACCCGTGGTGTCTTGAAGGTGTTCCTCGAGAACGTCATCCGTGATGCCGTTACATACTGCGAGCACGCCAAGAGAAAGACCGTCACTGCTATGGACGTAGTCTACGCTCTGAAACGCCAGGGACGTACTCTGTACGGCTTCGGCGGTTAG
- the LOC140149853 gene encoding late histone H2A.2.2-like: protein MSGRGKGGKSKAKAKSRSARAGLQFPVGRVHRFLRKGNYANRVGAGAPVYLAAVMEYLAAEILELAGNAARDNKKTRINPRHLQLAVRNDEELNKLLGGVTIAQGGVLPNIQAVLLPKKK from the coding sequence ATGTCTGGACGTGGTAAAGGAGGAAAGTCAAAGGCCAAGGCAAAGAGCCGTTCAGCACGCGCTGGACTTCAATTCCCAGTCGGTCGTGTGCACCGCTTCTTGAGGAAGGGCAACTATGCCAACCGTGTTGGTGCTGGTGCCCCAGTCTACCTTGCAGCCGTCATGGAATACTTGGCCGCTGAGATTCTTGAGTTGGCTGGCAATGCTGCCCGTGACAACAAGAAAACCAGAATTAACCCACGCCACTTGCAGTTGGCTGTCCGCAACGACGAAGAGTTGAACAAGCTTCTCGGAGGTGTGACCATCGCCCAAGGTGGTGTGCTGCCAAACATCCAGGCTGTACTTCTGCCAAAGAAGAAATAA